One Agelaius phoeniceus isolate bAgePho1 chromosome 6, bAgePho1.hap1, whole genome shotgun sequence DNA window includes the following coding sequences:
- the C6H11orf24 gene encoding uncharacterized protein C11orf24 homolog, which yields MWTAIVFFLLISICICEHQLSVLKGRGVHVVQISRLTSEEQCRQACQSPGASGSHHCNWSVPYQNHCFLLQCHQLSVCQNAGEQDIRDLLAEIVNSKWEPALFHRQTHPPKTERMLNAWIDQHSVENTFSSIAQTHNIHLRHLLAVPKTDVTTSTRKLIASDAATTTAPAITSVTNATFSTTYEATAKASNTPGGSDTSTTTMSSSAFSPPHSNISAPTSSNVTQMVMTSQKLGSSSSVPVLSPTSAPLTVPFEAGTSAQQPGPGTTSSSAPHADSLTTAGADLKMLTTALPTALPTPIPQDAGMSSSASTRATAPIPTENSPSVNPVHAGTSPSLKPEANTTTASLNESASPLGSTRGAMVLTTTSTVATTTERGVKSTSNVFSTAMAPTDAAKTTASGLTETQDTDNEYLLIAAEPLTQYLVDKSSLLAVLLVGTFFFLTVIVLFLMQAYESYKKKDYTQVDYLINGMYADSEM from the exons ATGTGGACTGCCATTGTGTTCTTCCTGCTGATTTCCATCTGTATCTGTGAACACCAACTTTCTGTCCTGAAAGGGAGAGGAGTCCATGTAGTGCAAATAAGCAGGCTTACCAGTGAAGAGCAATGCAGGCAGGCTTGTCAGAGCCCAGGTGCTTCAG GGAGCCATCACTGTAATTGGTCTGTGCCCTACCAGAATCACTGCttcctcctgcagtgtcaccagctGAGTGTGTGCCAGAATGCTGGAGAACAGGACATCAGAGACCTGCTTGCAG AAATTGTCAACAGCAAATGGGAGCCAGCCCTGTTTCACCGCCAGACCCATCCACCGAAGACTGAGAGGATGCTGAATGCATGGATTGACCAACACAGTgtggaaaacacattttcttcaaTTGCTCAGACTCACAATATTCATTTGAGGCATTTGCTTGCTGTTCCGAAGACAGATGTCACAACAAGTACAAGGAAACTAATTGCAAGCGATGCTGCCACCACTACTGCCCCTGCCATAACAAGTGTTACAAATGCAACTTTCTCTACCACTTACGAAGCAACTGCCAAAGCCTCAAACACCCCTGGAGGTTCTGATACTTCTACTACAACCATGTCATCCTCTGCCTTTTCTCCCCCTCATAGTAACATCTCTGCTCCCACTTCCAGCAATGTCACCCAGATGGTGATGACCAGCCAAAAATTAGGAAGTAGTAGCTCTGTCCCAGTACTGTCCCCCACTTCTGCTCCCCTCACTGTTCCTTTTGAAGCAGGtacctcagcacagcagcctgggccaggTACCACCAGCAGCAGTGCTCCTCATGCCGACAGCCTCACCACTGCTGGAGCTGACCTGAAGATGCTGaccacagcactgcccacagcactgcccaccccCATCCCACAGGATGCAGGAATGTCTTCCAGTGCTTCCACGCGTGCCACAGCACCCATCCCAACAGAGAACTCTCCCTCTGTGAATCCAGTGCATGCTGGCACGTCACCAAGTCTAAAGCCAGAGGCAAATACAACCACAGCATCCTTGAATGAATCAGCTTCTCCTCTGGGCTCTACCAGAGGTGCCATGGTTTTAACTACAACCTCTACAGTAGCAACTACGACTGAACGTGGGGTAAAGTCAACATCTAATGTCTTTTCAACAGCCATGGCTCCAACAGATGCAGCCAAAACAACAGCTTCAGGCCTCACAGAAACTCAGGACACAGACAACGAGTATCTTCTCATTGCTGCTGAGCCCCTGACTCAGTACTTAGTGGATAAAAGTTCACTACTTGCAGTGCTTTTAGTTGGTACGTTCTTCTTCTTAACTGTTATAGTTCTTTTCCTCATGCAGGCCTATGAGAGCTACAAGAAGAAAGATTACACACAAGTGGATTACCTGATCAATGGAATGTATGCGGACTCAGAGATGTGA